The genome window GTCACTACAACCGCGCTCCCAAACCCATCAAGTGGACCTATCGCGACCCCAACCATCGCATCTATTCCGATACCAATGTCACTGTTACAGGCCACTAGTATCTTCAGCCTAATACTATCGAAGCCCAAGCGGAACTTTTCATACATTATGGCCGCGGCGTCGATGTTAGCGCCAGTAGGGGGATTGAACTCGATGGAGTGAGGTTGGGCGCGCGAGCACTCGTCGCATATCCGAAAGCCTATCCTTGTGATTTCTCGAAAATAGCGCCGGGTTCCGGCTAACCTCTCCCCGCATTCAAGGCACTCCATCAGTCGACCAAACGCTCGATCGCCCGCTATACTGTCATCGTTCCGAGAAATCGAAGCTAGTCGCGGTAGTGTCATGTCGTCAAGCGAGGAATCATTTCACGTCTATCAGCGCGCGAACGTAGAAGCGAAGATGTGGCAAAGCCCGGGGTCTCTCCAGGCACTCGCTGATTCAAACCTCGCCCGGTCGCTCCAACGTAAATTGCATTCGAAAACATCATTTTGCGCCATCGCGCCTCAGCCGCGCCGGTATGGAGCGGACGTTGGCGCGCGATCTCGGCTATCATTGGGTGCGACGTAGCGCGGGCAAACGCGAATCGGAAACTGCTTGAGCCTGAATTAGTTGTGACACGCCGCGCGCGTGCCGTCTAAGGCTGAACTGTTCACCCCGAAAAGCAAATGCGTGAGTGCCTGCGCTCCGCTGCGGTGCGATCGACGAGCATGTGATCGCGATCGTCAGCCGACGCCGTGCTGCTTGAACCATGCCTCCATCCGCTTCCATCCGTCTTTTGCCGCCGCGGGCCGATAGCTGTCGCGATAGTCCGCGTTGAAGCCGTGCGGCGTGTCGGGATAGACCACGATTTCCGACGGCTTGCCCGCCGCCTTCAACGCCGCGCGCATCTGCTCGATTTCCGCCATTTGAATCGAACTGTCATCGCCGCCGTACAATCCAAGCACCGGCGCATTCAGCCGATTCACCAACTCGAGCGGGCTCTCGGATGACGCGTCGCTGCCATGAGCCTGCAGCGGCCCGTACCACGCGACGCCCGCCTTCACCGCCGGATTGTGCGCCGCATAGAGCCACACTTGCCGCCCGCCCCAGCAAAATCCCGTGATTCCGAGGCGCGACGTATCGGCCTTGCCAGTGCTTTTCGCCCATGCCACCGCCGCATCGAGATCGCTCGCGACCTGCTTGTCCGGCACCTTTGCGACGACCTTCAAAATTTCCTGGATGCTGCTCAGTTGCGATACGTCGCCCTCGCGCGCATGCAGCGCCGGCGCGACCGCAAAGTAGCCCAGCTTCGCGAGCCGCCGGCAGATATCCTTGATATGTTCGTGAACCCCGAAGACTTCCTGCACCACCAGTATCGTCGGAAACGGTCCGCCCGTCGCCGGCATCGCGCGATACGCCGGCATCTCGCCGTCCGCCACCGGGATTCTCACTTCCCCCGCGACCAGCCCGTTCGCGTCAGTCGTGATCGTTTCGGCCGCCACCGGCATCACCGCCAGCGCGAACCCGGCCGCGAGGCTTCCGACCACGAATGCCCGCCGCGTGATCTGATTTTCCAACACCGTCCGCCTCGCGCCGCGATCGTCTCGATCCATCGCTCTTCCTCCGCTCGCTTGCCGATTAAGCTTAAGGGCCGATCATTGAATGCGTCAATTCAAATCCCCGGCCATTCGCCATCCTTGCCGCGCCGACTTCCCGATTGGTAGCGTGGCGTGCCACCGCTCGATTCGCAGGAGGGCCGCTTGGGTTCAAAAGTGCAGCCGGGCCATCAATCTCGATCCCGAACCGCTCGGACCGACGCGGTATCGATCAACATCCCGGAGCTCGATCTCACGCCCGCGATGATGATCGAGCGGGCGCGCGCGATGCGCCCGATCCTCCGCGAACGCCAGGACCGATGCGAAGCCGGCGGCGAATTGCCGGCCGCAACCAACGACGCGTTCGTCGAGGCGGGCTTCTATCGAACCGTCCAGCCGCGGCGCTTCGGCGGCTACGAATTCGACGTCGAGACGTTCCTGCGCATCATGATCGAGATCGCCCGCGGATGCCCTGCCAGCGGATGGGTCCTCGCGCTCACCGCCGGTCATCCGCTCGTGATGGCGCGGTTTCAGGAATCGGCGCAAATCGAAACCTACGGCGCCGACGGAGAATTCCGCGGACCGTTCGCGCGCTCATCCGCGATCGCAACTCCGGCCGACGGCGGCTTCACGATCCAGGGATTCTGGGATTACGCCTCCGGATGCGACATCGCCACGCACTTCATCGGCTCCGCCTTCCTCGACGGCGAACCCGGCAAGCCGCCGCGCCAGATACTGCTGTTGTTCGATCGCAAGGATTTCTCGATCGTCGATAACTGGCAGATGTTCGGGATGCAGGGCACCGGCTCTCGCCGCGTCGTCGTCGAAGAGCCAATCCTCGTGCCGCACTACCGCACTATTTCGTGGGACCTGCTCGACGGTCACCGCGCGCCATGGCCGATCCCGCGCGGCCTCGACAATCCGATGTATCACGGACGCATCACGAGCTTTCTTGTCGGCGAAGCGACCGCCGTCGCCGTCGGTATCGCTCGCGGCGCGCTCGACTTGTATGAAGATCTGCTCCGCACGAAGAACACACCGTTTCCGCCGTTTGTGCTTCGCGCCGACAGCTACGAGTTCCAGCAATACTTCGGCAAGGCGCACGCGCTCGTCGATACCGCCGAAGCGGCGCTGCTCAAGTTTGGCCAGGATTTCGTCGAAGTATGCGCGCGTCACGTCGAAGATAACGCATCCTTCAGCGGCGAGGTCGAGCGCCGTCTTCTGATCATTCTGCAGCAATGCGTGAATCTGTGCTGGGAGGCGGTCGATCTAATGTTCACGACCGCCGGCACTACCGCCGCTCGCAAAGACTCGAAACTCGGCCGCCACTTCCGCGATCTCGCGGCGCTCCGCACGCACGTCACGCTGCAACAATCACGCACCGCACTGAACTTCGCGCGCCTCCATCTCGGCTTGCCGCCCATTTCCCCGATGTAGCCCGGCGCGCACCGGAGCGGAAAATACATCCGAAACCTCACGCAGGTGGAGTTTACCCTGAGGCTCTGTCGAAGGGGGCTTCCCGAGGCAAGTAGGATGCGCGCTACGCGCTGTTAGTAGGCAAGTCGTAAGGCCAGTAGTTACGATCGCACCAAACACTGTTATCTGTCGCGCACCGGGTCGGTTCGCCGCATGCTCACTTGGGACTTTTGTGCGTTGCGATCCACCACGTATTGCCGCATCGATCCTTGATTCCGCACACGCGGTCGCCCCAGGTCATGTCGGCCGGCTCCCTGAGCGACGTCGCGCCAAGTTCGAGCGCGCGCTTATATGTCGCATCGACTTGCGGAACGTAAACCCACGTCGCCGCCGCCATCGATGAATCCGCAAACCATCCCGAGCCAACCATCACTTTCGCGTCGCCGATCTGCAGTTCCGAATGAAGCCCCGACGGATCCGGCGTTCCTCCGCCGATTAGCTCGGCGCCAAATGCCTGCTTCAGAAATTCGATCAATTGAACGTCGCCGAACAGATATGGCGTGATTGCCGTGAAGCCTTCCTGAACATGTTTTGCATCGCCATTCATTTTATAGTGCTCCTCTAACTACATCGCGAATCTTTCATCATCGCTCACAGCATCGGCGCTTCTTTTCCCTCTTATCCTTTACTAGCAGCGCGTAGCGCGCATCCCTGCCTTCCGCGTCCTTCCCTTACTTTCGCACAGCGGGCCGCTCGCATTTCTCCACTTTCTATCTCACCCTTTACTAGCAGCGCGTAGCGCGCATCCCTGCCTTCCGCGTCCTTCCCTTACTTTCGCACAGCGGATCGCTCGCATTTCTCCACTTTCTATCTCACCCTTTACTAGCAGCGCGTAGCGCGCATCCTATTGCCACGGGAAGCCCGAAACCTCGTGAGGTTTCGGACTCTTCTCCTCTCTTCTCACCCGCCTTGCTTCATTGCCCCGTCGAGGCGGCGCTGCATCTCCTCCGGCGCCACCACCTCGACCTGGCTCGAGATGAACCACAGATGCCCCGACGGGTCCGTCAGATGAGCATTGCGCTCGCCGAAGAACTCCGTTTCGGGCGCTTTCACCGACGTTGCGCCTGCGGCGATCGCGCGATCGTAAACCGCATCGACATCCTCGACATACAGATGAAGCGCGACCGGCGAGCGCGCGATCGATTGTGACTTGGGACTCAGCAGCCCCATCTCGGGAAACTCGTCGGCCAGCATGATCGTCGCCGCGCCAATCCTGAGTTCCGCATGGCCGATTCTTCCGTCGGGCATCATCAATCTGTAACTCTCCGTTGCACCAAACGCACGTTGGTAAAAGTCGATCGACTCGGCGGCGTTGCTCACGCTGAGACACGGCGCCAGCGGATTCGCCGGGTCCGGGACAGGATTCACTTTTGCAGCCATTGTTTTTCCTCTTCGTCGATTACTCAGATCTGAGATACCGAAGCTGCGGGTCGCGTGCTCAGTCGTCATCGCGTCACATCCTTTTTCACCGTCGCGAGATACCAGACGTTGTCGAATGGATCCTTCACGCCGGCGCCGCGATCGCCGTAGGGCGCATCCGATGGCGGGTAGAGCGACGTAGTCCCGGCGCCGATCGCTCGCTCGTCCTTGCGCCGACGTTTCAATGAAGCACCCAAGAGTCGCCTCTCATTATATAACCCGCCGGCGAGAGGAAAGGTTACGGCGCTCGAATGTTTTCGTTAAGCGTTCGCGCGCGAAGCCGAACGAAGAACCGCGGCAGGCCTCAATCAAGCTGCCTGCCGCGGGTACTGACTATGCGGAAATTATTGCGCTCTCAGTTCGTGAACGGGATCAGCTCGATTCGCCGGTTCTGCTTGCGCGTCTGCGGAGAATCGTTGCTCGCGACGAAATTCTCGGCGCCGAATCCGCGCGGGATCAGGCGATCTGACGCGATCCCTTGCGTCTCAAGGTAGGCCTTCACGTTCTCGGCGCGCTTCTGCGAGAGCCGCAGGTTTGCTTCCTTGCCGCCGCTCGGCTCGCAGTAGGCGTCCACGTAAACTTTCTTGTTCGGCTCGCTCTTCAAGATTTCCACCGCCGCGTCGAGGACCGGCTTCGAATTCGGGCGCAGGCTCGCGCCATCCGCCTTGAAGCGCAGGCCTTCGAGCCGAATCTTCTCATCAGGATGCGCCGCGATTCCTGCCTCGGGCGCGTTACCGACCTGGGCCGTCTGCACCGTACCGTCCCGCGACTCCCGGCAAGCTGACAATGGAATGAGCAGGATTGCGATTGCGCCCAGAGCCGCACTTCGAGTGAACGATAGTTGAGCTTTCATGATCGCACGCCTCGATTAGCTGTAACTGCAATCGACGTGCCGCAAGGAATTGCCAGTGATTTTCAATCATCCAGTCGCGCGCCGTGTAAGATGTACAGAGTAAAGCCACTCTTTCACCGCCCATTTGGAAGGGAAACGATTGTCTTCTATTCGCGATACCTCGCTCGAATTAGCCGGCCTGCATATTCGTCCTTCCCGTGTCATTTCGAGCGCAGCGAGAAATCCCGGATCCGGCTTCCCTCGCCGCCTCGCTCACTCGGCATGACACGGAAAAGACTGCTACCACATCCATTCGTGTCATCCCGAGCGGAGCGAGGAATCCGGGATTTTTGTCCTAATACCTCGCCCGTTCCTTTCCGTCATCCTGAACGGAGGCTGCCGGAGTCGAAGGATCCCGATGCAATACCACACGAAGAAGAAGATCCGGGATTCTTCGCCTGCGCAGCCTTCTGCTCAGAATGACAACGGTGGTGCGATCGATCATCCGACAAAATCTTCACAAACTCTCATTCGCGTAGGTTCGCCACGCGCCTTTTGACTTTACGCCGCCGCGCTAGTATTGAAATGGCGTTCCACCATGCGGCATACGCCTTACTAGGTCCAGGTGATCGATCGCGTCCTCGCGCTGCTCGAAATTCTCGCCGCCAACGGTCCCGCGATGACGCTCGCCGAGCTTGCCCGCCGCGTCGAATTGCCCAAGAGCACCGCGCTCAGATTGCTCGCCGTCTTGCAGCGCCATCGCTTCGTCGAGCGGGAATCCAGCACCGGCGACTACCGCCTCGGATTGAAGCTGTTCGAGCTCGGCAGCCAGGCCGCCGCGCAGTTCGATTTCGGCGATCGCGCCCAGCCCTACCTCGACCGCCTGATGTCCTCGACCGGCGAGTCCGTCTTCCTCTCGGTGCTCGACGGCGCCGACGTGCGCGGCGAGCCGCTCGATTGCGGACATTTCATCCCGGAGGAAGCGCCCGAGGCGCTCGCCGATCGATTGCTCGCGTTCTTCGGCGACACCGCGATTCGATGACAGCGATAGCTATTTCGGCGGCGCGGTTATCTCGTTGAATGCGCGGATCGCTTCGACCGCGGTGGGGACGCCGCTGTACTGCGAGACGTGGACGATCAGTTCCTTGAGTTCGTCCGGCGTGATGCCGATGTTCAGTGCGCCGCGCATGTGCAATCGCAGTTCGGGACCGCGGCCGAGCGCCATCAGCGCGGTGAGCGTCAGCATCGAGCGCGTCCTGGTCGGCAGTCCGGGGCGATTCCAGATCGCGCCGAACAGTTGCTCGTTCAAGAAGGTGGCAAAGCCTTCGTCGAATTTCTTTAGAAATTCATTGCCATCATTCGCGGCTTTCTCGCCCCACAGTTTGGCGCGAAGTTCCATTCCCTTTTTTGCGAGATCGTCAGCCATCACGAGTACCTCCGAGTTGCTTGAGTCGAATGTGAAAATCTAGCTGCGCACTTTGACGCCGGCGCGACCTTCCTGCAGCGTGAATGATACCGATGAATCCTTGTCGCCGAGGCCGCGCGCGATAGCCTCGACCAGGTCCTGCTCGACGATGTTCGCGAGCGGCATCGGCACGTCGATTTCGCGCGCGAGCTCGGTCGCGAGTCCGAGGTCCTTGCGCGCGAGCCTGAGCGTGAACGCGACGCGATCGAAGTTATCGCGCAGTACCATTTTGCGCATCACGCCGCGCAGCATCGCGCCCTGGCCGTATGCGCCGTTCTCGACCGCGCTCACCAGAGTCTCGGCGGGCACGCCGGCCTTGACGCCCATCGTAAACGCCTCGGCCAAAAGCTGCACGCTGCCGAAAACGATCATGTTATGAACCAGCTTAGCGACGCTGCCGGAGCCGATCGCGCCGATGTACGCCACCTTGTCGCCAATCGCGTCGAGCGCCGGCTTGATCCTGCGATAGGCGGATTCGTCGCCGCCGACCATCACCGACAAGGTTGCGGCGCGCGCGCCGGCGATGCCGCCGCTGACGGGCGCGTCGAGCATCGCGACTCCCTTGCGCGCGAAACTCGCGTGGATGCGCCGTATCACTGTCGGCGAATTGGTCGAGAGGTCGGCGTAGATGCAGGTCGCGTCGATTCGTTGCAGGATCCCGTCTGCACCGAGCGCGACTGCTTCGACTTCTTTCGGTCCGGGCAGCGAAGTGAATACCAGTTCGCTGGATCCGGCGGCGTCGGCAGGCGACGCAGCCCATCGCGCGCCACCTTCGAGATGGGCGCGGGCGCGATCCCGCTCGATGTCGTGCACCGCCAATGTGTGGCCCGCTTTCAGCAGATTGAGCGCCATTGGCCCGCCCATATTGCCCAAGCCGATAAATCCAATTCTCATGTTTCAGTCTCCTGCGGGATTTTGATTGCGCCCAATCGCGATGCCTTTGAATTGTTAGAGCACCGACGCACCGTCCGGCAAGCGCCGCGATAGTTTGGCGATCAGATCGCTTGACCCGCAACCCAGCCGCTCGACCACGCCCATTGAAAATTGTAGCCGCCGAGCCATCCCGTCACGTCAACCGCTTCGCCGATTATGAAGAGGCCGGGCACGGTGCGCGCTTCCATCGTTTTGGACGACAGCGCATCGGTGTCGATGCCGCCGACGGTGACCTCCGCTTTGGGCCATCCTTCTGTACCGACTGGCGTAACTGACCAGCGTTTCAGTCGCGCGGCGACGGAAGTCAGGTGGCGATCGGGAAGATTGGCGATCGGTCCTTCGTGCGGAACCGCGTCTGAGATTGCGGACGCGAGCCTGGCCGGCAACATTTCGGCGAGCACGGTTTTGAGTTCGGCCTTCGGGCGCGTACGCTTGCGATCCTTCAGAAACGAGTGGGCGTCGAGCGGCGGAACAAGATCGATCGCGATCGATTCACCTTCGCGCCAGTAAGATGAAATCTGCAGGATGGCGGGGCCCGACAATCCGCGATGAGTGAAGAGGATGCTCTCGCGAAAGCTCGTGCGGCCGCACGAAACGATCGCGTCGGCGGAGACACCGGTGAGTTCCCGGCATAGGTCGAGCGTCGTGCCTGAGAACCTCAGCGGGACAAGCCCCGGCCGCGGCTCGATCACGGGCAAATCGAAACGGCGCGCCGTCTCGTAAGCAAAATCGGTCGCGCCCATCTTTGGGATCGAGAGTCCGCCGGTGGCCAACACCAGCGCCCGTGCCGTGAACGTACCCTGGCCAGTATCGATGCGAAAACGATCGCTTCGCGTGATCGATGTGACGCGATGCTTCACGCGCAGATCGACGCCGGCGGCGGCGGATTCATCTAGCAGCATCGCGAGGATATCGCGCGCGGAGCGATCGCAGAAAAGCTGGCCCAGAGTTTTCTCGTGATACGGGATCCGATGGCGCTCGACCATCGTTATGAAATCGCGCTGCGTGTAGCGGCTGAGCGCGGACTTGCAGAAATGCGGATTGGCGGAGAGGAAGCGCTCGGGTGCGACCTCGAGATTGGTGAAGTTGCAGCGGCCGCCGCCGGAGATGAGGATTTTTGCGCCGGCTTGATCGTTGTGCTCGAGCAGCAGTACGCAGCGTCCGCGCTGAGCCGCCGTGATCGCGCACATTAACCCGGCCGCCCCGGCGCCGATGACGACTACGTCAAAGTTGGCGGGCAATGTTTCGCGCAGCTACTGACTGCTCCATACGAGTCGCTCGGCGCTGTACGGATCGTTCTGGACGCGGCACTCGTTGTCGAACATCATCGTCGGCCGATTCTCGGTCGAATAGGCGGGCCACGCTGGTATCTGGTCGTTGTTGGGATCGCCGGTGCGCGCGAATGCGATCCACGTCCGGCTCATCCTTTCGGCGAGCGCGAACCGGGTGGGCGCGTCGCCGCACAGTGCCGAAGTTTTGACGGTGTCGAACACGAACGGGATTTCGAGCGCGTGCGGCGACTTGAGTACGCCGTTCAGCGCCGGCGTCTCCCACGTGAACATGTACACGAAGACCGGCGCCGCGTGTTGCGCGACCTTGCGATCCGCGATGATGAGCGACGGGATTCGCATCGACTGATCGGTCGCGATCGCGAGCACGATGTCGCGTCGCGAGTCGTGCGGACGCGCTTTGGTGTAGCCTTCGATCAGGTGATCGGCGCGATCGCCGACCATCATTTGCACTCGATCGCGCATCGCCGCCGCATCCAATCCGTCGAGCCACGGCGCAAGTCCGAAGAACAGCGTCATCTCGTCCTTGTTGGTGCCGATCATCAGCGGCACCTGCGCTGAGATCGCTGGAGCGACGGGCTCGAACGGTCCCGCCGGCAGATGCTTGCCATCGACCACTGGATTGAATCCGACGCGGCGGCGATTGGCAAAAGACATCACGCTGAACTTCCTCAGCACCGCCGCTTGCGCGCTCAGAAGCCGCTCCGCCGGGATTGTGCGAAGCTCGCTCGTGCGCTCTTTGCCGAGGCCGAGTTCAGCCAGGACCTCTCGCGCGGTCTCGGCGCCGTCTTCGCGGCTCGCCATCTGCACCGCCGGTCCGCTCTGGATGATCGCCTTATGAAAGAGACCGTGCGCCGCGGGCATCGCCATCAGCACGCTGACTTTTGCGCCGCCGCCGGACTCGCCGAAGATCGTCACGTTGCCGGAGTCGCCGCCGAACGCCGCGATATTGTCGCGCGCCCATTCGAGCGCCGCGACGATATCGAGCATCCCGGCGTTGCCCGACGACGCGAAGTCAGCTCCGCCGAGTTCCTCGAGATGCAAGTAGCCGAATGCGCCGAGGCGATGATTGATCGTGACGACCACCACGTCGCCCTTGGCGGCGAGATTGCCGCCGTCGTACCAGCCCGACGAACCGGAGCCCGCGATGAATGCGCCGCCGTGGCACCAGAACATCACGGGGCGTTTGCGATGGTCGTTCACTGCGGGCGTCCATACGTTGAGGACGAGGCAGTCCTCGCTCATCGAGAGCGGCTCGGTCGCGAACAGCTTCAGCAATTCGGGCGAGAGCGCGAACGCGTCGTCGCTCTGCATCGCGCGCGGTCCGAAGGCGAGCGCGTCGCGCACGCCGGACCACGGCGCTGGTCGTGCGGGTGGCATGAAGCGATGCGCGCCGTTGGGAGCCGCGCCATACGGGATGCCCTTAAAAATGTTGATCCCGCCTTCCGTGATTCCGCGAACTTTACCGCCAGCCGTATCGACCAAAACGTGTTGTGCCATCGCGCATACCTCCGCCGCGTGAGTGATATCACAATTTGCAAAAATCCCGCGACTGGATCATAGTCGCGCTGATCGTCGGGTTAAGAAGCAACTGCTACTTACAACTCATTGGGTGACTGGATGTTAAACGCGCGTGTCGGCGCGGTGACGCGACGGTTCAATGCGACTCGTTCCTATGAGCCATATGACTGACTGTGAGATTTTGCATACACATAATCCGAGCGAATTGGTGGGAGGTCTCCAGCCAGTTGCTTCGAGTGCGGAGTCGAATTGCGAAGGCTTTCGGGTCGAGCGTTACGATATTGGAAGCTGGGGCCCCACGCCGAAGTTCGCCTATTCCAATTGCCATGTCCTCTCTCTTCAGCGCGAGGGCTTCAGCGAAGAGCCGCAAGCTACGGTAGGTCCGGGGGAGTTGGTGATTTGCGCCGCGGGCGAGGAGCAGGCGCGCTACAGTTTTCGACAGGCGCGCACCACAGTTGCGGTGCTGGGCCTATCGTTTATCAAGCGCGCGGTTCGCGATGCGATAAACGTCGATTCGCGGGAGCTACGGTCCAATCGGCGGACTCGAGACGAGCAGGTCGAACGGTTGATACTTGCTGCTGA of Candidatus Binatus sp. contains these proteins:
- a CDS encoding dienelactone hydrolase family protein; its protein translation is MDRDDRGARRTVLENQITRRAFVVGSLAAGFALAVMPVAAETITTDANGLVAGEVRIPVADGEMPAYRAMPATGGPFPTILVVQEVFGVHEHIKDICRRLAKLGYFAVAPALHAREGDVSQLSSIQEILKVVAKVPDKQVASDLDAAVAWAKSTGKADTSRLGITGFCWGGRQVWLYAAHNPAVKAGVAWYGPLQAHGSDASSESPLELVNRLNAPVLGLYGGDDSSIQMAEIEQMRAALKAAGKPSEIVVYPDTPHGFNADYRDSYRPAAAKDGWKRMEAWFKQHGVG
- a CDS encoding glyoxalase/bleomycin resistance/extradiol dioxygenase family protein encodes the protein MNGDAKHVQEGFTAITPYLFGDVQLIEFLKQAFGAELIGGGTPDPSGLHSELQIGDAKVMVGSGWFADSSMAAATWVYVPQVDATYKRALELGATSLREPADMTWGDRVCGIKDRCGNTWWIATHKSPK
- a CDS encoding VOC family protein; this translates as MAAKVNPVPDPANPLAPCLSVSNAAESIDFYQRAFGATESYRLMMPDGRIGHAELRIGAATIMLADEFPEMGLLSPKSQSIARSPVALHLYVEDVDAVYDRAIAAGATSVKAPETEFFGERNAHLTDPSGHLWFISSQVEVVAPEEMQRRLDGAMKQGG
- a CDS encoding OmpA family protein; this encodes MQTAQVGNAPEAGIAAHPDEKIRLEGLRFKADGASLRPNSKPVLDAAVEILKSEPNKKVYVDAYCEPSGGKEANLRLSQKRAENVKAYLETQGIASDRLIPRGFGAENFVASNDSPQTRKQNRRIELIPFTN
- a CDS encoding IclR family transcriptional regulator, whose translation is MIDRVLALLEILAANGPAMTLAELARRVELPKSTALRLLAVLQRHRFVERESSTGDYRLGLKLFELGSQAAAQFDFGDRAQPYLDRLMSSTGESVFLSVLDGADVRGEPLDCGHFIPEEAPEALADRLLAFFGDTAIR
- a CDS encoding carboxymuconolactone decarboxylase family protein — translated: MADDLAKKGMELRAKLWGEKAANDGNEFLKKFDEGFATFLNEQLFGAIWNRPGLPTRTRSMLTLTALMALGRGPELRLHMRGALNIGITPDELKELIVHVSQYSGVPTAVEAIRAFNEITAPPK
- a CDS encoding NAD(P)-dependent oxidoreductase → MRIGFIGLGNMGGPMALNLLKAGHTLAVHDIERDRARAHLEGGARWAASPADAAGSSELVFTSLPGPKEVEAVALGADGILQRIDATCIYADLSTNSPTVIRRIHASFARKGVAMLDAPVSGGIAGARAATLSVMVGGDESAYRRIKPALDAIGDKVAYIGAIGSGSVAKLVHNMIVFGSVQLLAEAFTMGVKAGVPAETLVSAVENGAYGQGAMLRGVMRKMVLRDNFDRVAFTLRLARKDLGLATELAREIDVPMPLANIVEQDLVEAIARGLGDKDSSVSFTLQEGRAGVKVRS
- a CDS encoding NAD(P)/FAD-dependent oxidoreductase, which translates into the protein MPANFDVVVIGAGAAGLMCAITAAQRGRCVLLLEHNDQAGAKILISGGGRCNFTNLEVAPERFLSANPHFCKSALSRYTQRDFITMVERHRIPYHEKTLGQLFCDRSARDILAMLLDESAAAGVDLRVKHRVTSITRSDRFRIDTGQGTFTARALVLATGGLSIPKMGATDFAYETARRFDLPVIEPRPGLVPLRFSGTTLDLCRELTGVSADAIVSCGRTSFRESILFTHRGLSGPAILQISSYWREGESIAIDLVPPLDAHSFLKDRKRTRPKAELKTVLAEMLPARLASAISDAVPHEGPIANLPDRHLTSVAARLKRWSVTPVGTEGWPKAEVTVGGIDTDALSSKTMEARTVPGLFIIGEAVDVTGWLGGYNFQWAWSSGWVAGQAI
- a CDS encoding carboxylesterase/lipase family protein; this encodes MAQHVLVDTAGGKVRGITEGGINIFKGIPYGAAPNGAHRFMPPARPAPWSGVRDALAFGPRAMQSDDAFALSPELLKLFATEPLSMSEDCLVLNVWTPAVNDHRKRPVMFWCHGGAFIAGSGSSGWYDGGNLAAKGDVVVVTINHRLGAFGYLHLEELGGADFASSGNAGMLDIVAALEWARDNIAAFGGDSGNVTIFGESGGGAKVSVLMAMPAAHGLFHKAIIQSGPAVQMASREDGAETAREVLAELGLGKERTSELRTIPAERLLSAQAAVLRKFSVMSFANRRRVGFNPVVDGKHLPAGPFEPVAPAISAQVPLMIGTNKDEMTLFFGLAPWLDGLDAAAMRDRVQMMVGDRADHLIEGYTKARPHDSRRDIVLAIATDQSMRIPSLIIADRKVAQHAAPVFVYMFTWETPALNGVLKSPHALEIPFVFDTVKTSALCGDAPTRFALAERMSRTWIAFARTGDPNNDQIPAWPAYSTENRPTMMFDNECRVQNDPYSAERLVWSSQ